The region TGCTGGGATTGTGTTAAACCattttgtgtatgtgtacaTGCAATGCTGCTTCATGGAGCCTTTGTGTATTATTTGTCTGTTGCCTCCAGGGTAAAAAAGATGTGGCTCAGATCTTCAACAACATCCTGAGGCGTCAGATTGGCACTCGGACACCCACAGTAGAGTACCTTTGCACTCAGCAGAATATCCTCTTCATGTTGCTTAAAGGGTAAGGAGACGCACTCACTGAATAATCCTACTCCTCATGATTATTAGATCATTTATGACGATTACTGTAAAGAGTTCATGTTTTAGAAAACACTCAGCAACTGTCTCACTGACTTCCTTACGTAAAGGAAAACGAGAGCAGCTGTTTTTAGACTGTAGCCTATAAGAGAAGAACAGAAATAGTTGAAGCAATCCAATCCAGAATATAAACACATGGGTTTATGTTTCAGTTTAAAGGAAATGGGAATGCTAAACTGATACAGCCAGCGGTGACTAGGCTGCTTGGTTGTTTAGAGGGGAGGATTCACGGATTTGTACCAGTGTCATGCTTAACAACTCCATTTTCATCACTTGTTTCCTGAATAACTAAATGCATTACTTGGGCCGCTGTCATTGCACACAAGGGGTGTCGAATTACAATACATTACTGtttaattttacagcattttagtGACTCAAACTAGCAGAAACTTTGTCACATTTACTCGGTGGATTGGCACATCTTGGCTATGACACAACGTTACACgactggtgttttttttggtccTTTGTGCTTGTTCCGTAAATCCAaagtgatgatttttttaaagcagtgtTTTGGGGGAACTTACACTTCATGCATAGAACACTCCATAGTGATTGGACCGATGGGGACTTCCCTTGTTGTGCAGAGTACAGCTGGTTTTATCTTTCTTCTCTGTTGTAAACACCATTAGCCTTCACCCAGCTCAATCACTACTCctcattttcttcattaaacTCTTTAGTATCCACTGCTGAATCTTTGGTGGATCGCCTTTTGCAAACAATAACATTTGATCTGTGGTTTGTTTGTATTCTAACTACACTGCAGCTAATTGAAGGCTGGACTGCAGCACATCATATGCAGCATGTATGTGTAGATGATAGAAAATGTTGTCCACATATCTTTTGAGATGGCAGAACTAATGGAAGCATCATGAGATACGCAAAGacaataacatttttaatgaatCATTGTCATTTCCACATGATGGTGTGAAAATATACAGAAATGCTGTAGTTATTAAATGATAAATCGGTTAACTTTCATTATCATAGTGAACAAACTGGACGTTTTGTCAGCTAACTTACCTCTAGTTTCAGGAAACCGTCCATAGCCAAAGGCCATttaaacactgtgtgtgtgtagtatgCATCTATAAAATGATTAATCCTTTCCTTTATGTTGCTGTGTCCTGCAGGTATGAGTCTCCAGAGATTGCTCTAAACTGCGGTATCATGCTGAGGGAGTGCATCAGACATGAACCGCTGGCCAAAATCACACTGTGCTCAGAACAGTTCTATGACTTCTTCAGATACGTGGAGATGTCCACATTCGACATTGCCTCCGACGCATTTGCCACTTTTAAAGTAAGTCGCTAAGTTGTTTTGAAGTTGAAGTTTATTTTGCAGGGGAGCCGGGCAAGTTTCGTTCTCAGTAAAGAGAGGTACATCTGTAACTTCGTACATTTTTATGCCAGTGATTCCTTTACAGACAAATCCccaagtgtgtgtttttaaagcagcTAAATCACATACTGTAGCTGATGAACACAGATACAGTTAGATGACATCTCACTCAAGCATCTCTCCATTTCCTACTAGCTGCTGCTTGCTGattgcatgtttgtgttgtgtaatTTCAAACACTTTAACGACCCAAACAGCTCTGACAGAAAATTTGGTGCACTGGCAGCATTTTCATGTGGCTAATATTGCTGTTATAACCAAGCACAAACAAACTGGGAGACTGTGAATTTGGAGCTAACACTGGCTGTTATGAAGCAAAAGATAGATGAAAAGTCATACTttgaaggtagtgtctacagatccggacccgtacccgtagcctgtggactacggatacggcactttccatttgccagacagatacggacccgtacgcgactctcgcgagtcaagaagctgctaaccactgcaaactgttgaaaggtaagcaaaggttagggttagtgttagggtcaggtttagggtccgtacctgtagtaccgatgctacgggtccgtaccgttAGCGTCTGCCGGGAGtcaccagatctcgcgtatctgattggcaaatggaaagtgccgtatccgtaggccacaggctacgggtacgggtccgtacctctggCAACAACCTACTTTGAATTAGCGACGTCAACACACCACTTCAGCTATCAGTGAGCTGCCTCtcctttttaaaacacaacatcaaAGTTGCACAACAACAACGCCTCAGGTCGTATTATAGTGATTCCGTTCAGTAACTGTTCATGTCAGCATCTAAACTACTACCAGTTTTGTGCTCATTGTTCAGGCTTCTGTCAGATATGAACCAGTattttggagctgctgtggctcaggtggtacaGCAGCTGATCCACTAACCACAAGTCGCTCCCCATGGAAATTTGTTAAGTGGTTTGCCGCCAAGATAGAaggaaataataatattaagtGCTGGCCCTTTCCTATTTTACAGACTACAGTAAATGTGCTTCTCAGGCAAACTTTTACACCACTTCTTAATAACAACTGGTGATCACTTTTCAGTCTATCTATTAAAAGgcaagatttattttttatttcatccaACAAAAGGATTACTTTGCTGCAAGTAACTGccggtctttttgtgtctttcaaaTCTCTATCACAACTCACACTGCAACCAAAGACATTCTTCCTGTCTAATTTTAGGCTCAGAGTggttattcatttattttacaaaaattgaaatgCCTTTCTAAGGATTATTTCTGCCTGCCCTGATTTTCTCCAAAAAAGGAGACGATCAGGACCAGGCCAGGTCGTAACTATTATGTCTGAATTAAGTGCTCACAGTCAGCTTTGTCTGTTTCCAGGACCTCCTCACAAGACACAAGCTACTGAGCGCAGAGTTTCTGGAGCAACATTATGACAAGGTACGTCCATGTTGAGCTAAAGCCCAGCATCTAATGAGAGATGGATTCAGTGTAGTAGAAAAGCTTCAATACATTATGAAGCGAAAAGAAATAATGAGCTCAGATGTGCTGGCATTGTTATTCAGCCATTTCTTCCAGCTGTGAAAATATTAATCAGTGGAgtgaaaacaatacaacaaagaATCCAGTGTGCTTTCTCGGTATCGCTGTATTTACATGATGTACTAGCTGTTAAAAGCTTAGGCCTTGTATTGGTATTCAACATGTTTTAGGTTACTGAAACTTCCATCCTCGGATGAACTTCACTTCTTCTTTTGACCAGTTACATGCAAATTGAAACTGTCAGTCTGGCTGTTTAGCATGTTGGCAGTTTCTTTGGTAACAACATCAAATCACCAATTGGGGACATCATTTGCAGGCTGAGAACACAACAGAGCTGTCAGTGTGTGAGaagaaaatgtctcattttcctGTCACCGTGTTTTGATACAAGACACAGATGCAATTGTGCAAATCACTGTTTCACACATTTAGACTTTCTTTCGTTCTTGCCCCCCCCCGACtacttctgttttctctgtcttttctctctcacaACCGCTCTCTCTTTCGCTGTAGTTCTTTAGTGAATACGAGAAGTTACTCCACTCGGAAAACTACGTGACTAAAAGGCAGTCCCTGAAGGTAAGGACCCCGGGTCAGCCAAGTAAACAGGTCACATTTAGTGTTGCAACTCTATTCAGAAAGCTATTTAAAGATGACTTCTAGTCAAGAGTGTTGGGTTACCAGGAATCACTCCATCCTGATCACTGTGTCATgactgccatctagtggtgggACTGCAGAAGTACCTTACATGTCTTCTAAAGGCCCTTTATTGTTTTCTTCACTTGTGGTATGATTTTGGTTATTCTAGTGTATAATTTTGAGTCTGAATATTAAGCAGTTTAAAGCTGTGAAGCCACATTTTGGGCTCCAGGTGTAAACAAATGCTCCTCCCACTGCTTATTTTGCACTGAATGGTGGATATTTCAAAGAACATTATCCTCTTTATATCCTCCAGTAAGGTTTAGGGTTAAATTTTTAAGCCATATTTGAATTCATGTAGTGTTGGTTTTGTTGTggtcacatttacatttttagaaacACAAGCTGCTACCCTTCAAGTGAAGTTTGGCGTGTAGTTGTGACAGTTCGTCAACTCAAAGCATgttattcaaaataaaatttatgTTGGatcttatttattaatatttatttctctttctcaCTCCGAAATGCAGTTATTGGGGAGTTGCTGCTTGACCGGCACAATTTCACCATAATGACGAAATACATCAGCAAACCAGAGAATCTCAAGCTAATGATGAATCTGCTACGGGACAAGAGTCGCAACATCCAGTTTGAGGCTTTCCACGTTTTTAAGGTAAAACTGAAGCATATTTGCTCCGCTAAGGAGGCAGCGCCTCGGCAGAGTTATGATgatcggcattggtttgtctgtctgtctgtcagtctgttcacaacattactccaaaacagaataacggatttggatgaaattttcagggaaggtcagaaatgacacaagaaacaagtcattagattttggcagcgatgcagcttatagtctgaatccacaattttttttgaaagatttcaaCCATTGGAAATGATAGGATTGAGCAGCCTTGGGGCAGGTGTTTTTAGTAAATATTAAGGGTTTTAAGGATGGACGATGAGGTCCTGACATGAACATAACTTTACCTACCTAAGACTTTAACAGTACTACAGCTTGTATTGGAGACTGATGCTGCTTATTGAAGCAATATTTTGGCAGCAGTcttaatggttttttttttttttattgttttttaagagACACAATTTAAGAACAGAATAACCATTGCTTTAATTCTCCTTTGCTCTTCATGTTAGTTAAAATGGAACACAGTGCTTTTCCTTTGACAGTATTAATAGTTTTACTTgagaaaaaaagttttgaacACTTCTATCACTGCCAGCACAAACATTCAGTCAGAGAAAGGGTGAAAATAGACCAAGACAGAGACTGCCTGCAGAACCTAAATCACTAAatccctcctgctgctcctaAATGTTCTGAACAACAGCTCAGAAAAGAAAATGCTCTGACCTTTTCAGATTGATTTTAAGAGCCTACCCAATGCTAAACGTTCGGCTGGTTAATAGTTACTATTGTTCATTGACCcatatttttataatttctttATCTCCATGTAAGGGCTCTAGGCTGCTAGCATACGCAACAACGAGAGAACAGCTACAAGCTAAAGCAGTCAAATTGTCCATGTCTTCACCTGTATGTGATGAGCTTTCACTGGAATAATAGTATTTTGGCTCCTACATGTAAAATACTTTTTGCATTTGTTACCACAAATATTGTCAGTATTGACTCTAGTGAAGTGAGTTTCCTCATTGAGTATTTGATTCTCTCCATTGTAAGTAAGAGCTaaatctttgtgtgtctgtatctgtgtgtgtgaaagagaaaacTGTCCACACAGGCTGAGAGCACCCCCTCCTGGATTGGTAACAATAAAAATGCATCCTAGACAAAATGAAGTTTCATCTATGAATTACAGTGGAGTTGCTGAAATCAAATACGATTACATTTATGTAGcaataataaatgtgaaatctacttttttatttccatgtttcaGAACTGATAAATGCAGCTACATTTTTCTAAGATACAAATATAATGTTTAGTTAATGGTTCTGTAGTTTCAAATTGTGACTTCACTCATTAAATTTCCACCCTTTTCCATTTTGATGATTCAAAGTTGTGGCCACTGATAGCTGGTTCCATTTACAATCTGGTTTTACAATTGGTAAAACACCCAAGTTTATTATGCAGCCACTGAATCCCTCATTAAATCTTTCACCGTTGACTAGTTAGATAGCCTCTCATTGACATCAGCAATGATGAAAAAGGTGGCTCTCTTTAAGCATTCCAGTCTCAGCTAAATGGCTGCAGCGTTTAGTGAAAGGGTACTCTGCACTTGTATTTTTTTGAATACTTATCTGTCGCCCAGGCTGTTAAATTTACAACTGGGAGTTTTTCCTGGAGAAGCAGAAGGGCTCACCACCTTTGTATTGTACTATGTTCTGTGATTTCTCAAAAGTGTAAGACATCTTTCGGTAAAGCTGAGTGCACAGTGCATGCAAAACATCAACAATGTATTTAGCAGACTCACCAAATGATAAAATAGAATTAGttattttcactgtgtttttactttatcttctgcagctgcagctcagcCTCATATGGAGGAACAAAGACTGTTTTTCCTCGCAGCAAGTGAATAAATTGAGTGAGGACAGAATTAATGAATGTCATAGAGCAGTGGAAGCTACGGCCCTGCAGGGCAGAATGTCCAAGGTTTGATAGTTAATTAGCACAGCTTCTCTCACTGTCAGTGTCATGTTAGTCTGGTAATTTGTCCTTGAATCACAATTAAAATGGTTTAATTCTGCTGTTAATGTGATTAGAGGAAACAAGATTCATACATTTTAAGTACATCTTTGATTGTACGCAACAGCAATGCAGCGAgaaatgaaaagatgcaaagagGTCAACGGAATAGAAGCTGATGCCGTTAAACAAGGGCTTCTTAAAATGAAGCTTCCAGAAGCTGTCAAATTTGAGCTCTGCCATCTGCTATCATACCTGTGTGATTGTCAGTTGCAACACAAACTGAAGCTGTGATTGCCTTCCCTGATAACTTTGTGGGTCAACTGCAGGAGAACCGACAGATGTGGTCCAGATATGGACAATTTTGCTATAACCAAGTCATGCAGACACTTAACATGTCCACTGCCCTCACTGCTCACAAACTGGAGAACACAGAAGGAGTTCTGCTTAAAGATAGactgttttggggttttttttgaaaaaaagatcTAGCAAACCCCATCCTTCCATCCAATGGCTAGCATGTATTTGAAAAGTTGAATCATTTCAACACTTCTTAACTGCTGTAGTGCCACTAAAAGAAACCAAGTGACAGAACAAAGACATTGCTTCAACTACTGTCAAACCATAAAAAACCAAAGCCTCGTGGATCCACATTCTTACAGTTTTATCAAAGATGTGACAACAATCAAACCTATGACACAATATCTGCTCATATAAATTCTTCTCTTTTGTCCTCTTCCTCCACTACCAGGTGTTTGTGGCCAACCCCAACAAGACACAGCCCATCCTGGACATCCTGCTGAAGAACCAGACCAAACTCATCGAGTTTCTCAGCAAGTTCCAGAACGACAGAACAGAGGACGAACAGTTCAACGACGAAAAGACTTACCTGGTCAAGCAGATCAGAGACCTCAAGAGGCCTGCACCCCAGGAGGCCTGAGAACAGGTGCAGAGGTGCAGGGAGGAGCCACCAGGACCATATCTGGACAACGTCTGCTTAACGGACCCATCAGCAGCTGCTGTTCTGGTTTCTGaacaaaaatgaggaaacaaatgaaaaacaaacatgcccATTTCAGCTCATCTGGAAGTCACCAGCTCCTCTGCTCCTcagaacatttgattttttttttctttttcagtctttttccttcaaaacaaataagagaaaataatagttgctgctgctttcttgcACATTGAGACATTTAAGGTATATTATATTGACAACAGTCCATCACACATAGCGACAGAAAATGTCCGTGCATTTAAAGAGAGGCAGACTTCCTGAttgaaaaagacacacacacacacacacacacacacacacacacacacacacacacacacacacacacacacacacacacacacacacacacacacacacacacacacacacacaccgagcaACAAAAGTCGACACGTTTACACACACGTattacataaaaaacaaacatgcacacacacgtgcTGCGAGAATGTCAGCTAAAACCTTGTGATGGAAATGGTACGAGCAAGTTGAACATTGGTGTGTTTGTTGCATGCCTTGAAATGTGACAGATCCACGGCTGTACCCGGCGTCGGCTCTGTGAAGGCCTGCCCAGTTTGGCACCCGCGTTCAGTGCCGCCGACTCGGGAATTCATGTGCATCACAGCAACCGCTACAGTTAGCATCTATGCCTTCATCCAGCAAAGCAAACGGTGGTTCATTTGACCGGGACAAGCTCTCAGACGCCATCAAACAGAACCATTTACCTCCTGTGTGCTTTGTTACGACACTGCACTTGAAGCACAcgaagagaggagggagggatgcAAGGTATGAATTTGGTAAAGCCCGAGAATtgggtgtttttattgttttctgggACAGGGTGAACATGTAcatatgccttttttttttgttttgtttttttgctttgtagATTTTTGTTTAACCTTGACATATggatatatattatatatatattacctTAAACATCACGTTTTTGGTTAATTGTAATCAAATTACTTTCTAAACCATGAAAAACAACTGGTtaagtgacattgtttttgcGTTTCATCTTACTGCTGAAATGGTTGCTGGTGGGTTTCTTTGTACATAACTTAAAGGGCCAGCTCACATTTAGCTAACCTATAGGATATTAACAATTTGTACAGCGGAGGAATGTCATGGTATTAGCTCTGGATCTGTTAATCCTCTTTTTATTCTCCATCTACATTTTGAGTATCTCAGACTGCTGAAAATGTGCCGGGGTGTGAGCAGGGCAGAAAGGGAGGGAAGGGAATGGCAGAGCATTAACTGAAACATTAaagcctgtgtgtttgtgcactttGTGAGATGCTGGGCTGTCGGCATCACCTAACTGGACTTGAGGGCGCTGAGGATTTCCCCAATCCTTCTTTGGCGTGTTTTTGCCCCCCCGTTCTCACCATTTGGCTCATAGTGCTGTGTGGCCCCACAGTGAGTGTGCTTCAGGGGTGACCTCATTATAACAACTTGGCACATCTTTATATCACTCTTACTTCCCTTCTTGtcctctgtgttgttgttttttttttttttaagcctttcTCTTCAGGGGGTTTTATAATTCCAGTACAATGATGAGTGTAAAGCATTGTGGGTAGCAGAGTACTTTGGGCATGCTGGATTGTCCTCATGGTGCTGAACAGAATTGATGAGACCACAGATTTTcctcatttgcagtaaatgaaagttgCTCCATTTAGACGGCTAGATCAGAAGCCATTCGAGTGCAGACAACAGCGCTACTCAATAGAGCCCACAGTTCCTCCATGCGCATTGAACAAGCATGTTGCTCCACTGGCTGTGCATGATGCTGCACTTAAGATGTTGTACtggaattgtttcttttttccaagtATTTAACAACATTGAAATATCAAATTGAACTCTTGGTGATACGGCTGCACACTGACTCTGACTCCAGTTTCAGCATAGAGCGTGTGGGTGCTTTCAGAAGTGTCAAAGGCCTGGGCCCTACAAtcgaaataaagaaaaaaaatacatttggaataaaataaagcttttgtctttttcttcctttgcaTCAAAGTGACATCTAATCTCTCAAAAGTGTTTCAATGTCAGCTCACATCAGCTTGGTATGGTAAGTTGAACCTATACAATCCTCAATGTTATTCATACCTCACGGAAAATAActaaatagatttttaatttgcaaaAGCTATTATGTTGATACTTCCTGTATATCTTTTGTCTACTTATTGCTATGCACAAATCCACATATGAGTTAGCAAAACTTCATTTGCATAAAAACAGATATGGCCaaaagtgattttttattttttttg is a window of Acanthochromis polyacanthus isolate Apoly-LR-REF ecotype Palm Island chromosome 13, KAUST_Apoly_ChrSc, whole genome shotgun sequence DNA encoding:
- the cab39 gene encoding calcium-binding protein 39, producing MPFPFGKSHKSPADIVKNLKDSMSVLEKHDISDKKAEKATEEVSKSLVAMKEILYGTNEKEPQTEAVAQLAQELYNSGLLSTLIADLQLIDFEGKKDVAQIFNNILRRQIGTRTPTVEYLCTQQNILFMLLKGYESPEIALNCGIMLRECIRHEPLAKITLCSEQFYDFFRYVEMSTFDIASDAFATFKDLLTRHKLLSAEFLEQHYDKFFSEYEKLLHSENYVTKRQSLKVRTPVIGELLLDRHNFTIMTKYISKPENLKLMMNLLRDKSRNIQFEAFHVFKVFVANPNKTQPILDILLKNQTKLIEFLSKFQNDRTEDEQFNDEKTYLVKQIRDLKRPAPQEA